One window of Synergistaceae bacterium genomic DNA carries:
- a CDS encoding DEAD/DEAH box helicase yields MKGIFHALDAKFYDWQLRAYSHIKDSSAVLSAPTGAGKTLVAYLWAGLLNNDGSINPNPDASRIIFTAPIKALSNERYLDLRRMGFDVGLETGDFKRNEGAPIICCTQEIYTMKYARIPGQKLIVDEFHYIFTDSSRARMYIDGIRNTDPSTQILVMSATLGGVKSVGKYLSDICGRDFVIHQARKRITELIFQPNDPVKIHEIHDALVFLFSQRGVVDLAGQIAQTRKRIPPESVKRIDELAKILEVKKTLPGIYKGVGIYHGSMLPKEKLLVEAAFRERLLDVVCGTNALALGVNLPAQYVIFAQLVNYYNYMPITRNEFLQMSGRAGRKGLFDPGYVTFIKDSGFECGRFKTGVIFRKLMDKASEPAVIRLSPSYGKLLRGQVLTEDEAIYIAEYSLPSRKIDAVMNELKLGMRKINSLAKRMVKGSARPRFMKILAEIWYDEMEIEENLEMARLFLDEGNPSAVMAAKLLIQYERNYLQALLKVKRFANQLPASRRFRLMDELNKTVESIDPTIYGFEEKLGEIEAGVKISAPAAE; encoded by the coding sequence ATGAAAGGTATATTTCACGCTTTGGACGCAAAATTTTACGACTGGCAGTTACGCGCATATTCTCACATAAAGGACAGCAGCGCGGTGTTATCAGCCCCGACAGGAGCAGGGAAGACTCTTGTCGCATACTTGTGGGCGGGACTCCTCAATAATGACGGCTCAATCAATCCCAACCCGGACGCTTCACGCATAATTTTCACAGCACCCATTAAAGCCCTAAGCAACGAGAGATATTTAGACCTTCGCCGGATGGGTTTTGACGTGGGACTCGAAACAGGAGACTTCAAGCGCAACGAGGGCGCGCCTATAATCTGCTGTACTCAGGAAATTTATACCATGAAATACGCCCGTATCCCCGGCCAGAAATTAATCGTTGACGAGTTTCACTACATATTCACAGACTCAAGCCGCGCAAGAATGTACATTGACGGCATACGAAACACTGACCCTTCAACGCAGATACTTGTGATGTCGGCGACACTCGGAGGAGTCAAGAGCGTGGGAAAATATCTGTCTGACATCTGCGGGCGGGATTTTGTGATTCACCAGGCCAGGAAGAGAATCACCGAGCTTATATTTCAGCCGAATGACCCCGTGAAGATTCATGAGATTCACGATGCGTTAGTGTTCCTATTTTCACAGCGGGGCGTTGTTGACCTTGCCGGACAGATAGCGCAGACACGCAAGAGAATCCCCCCTGAAAGCGTGAAACGTATTGACGAGCTCGCAAAAATTCTTGAGGTCAAGAAGACACTGCCCGGAATCTACAAGGGAGTCGGAATATATCACGGAAGTATGCTGCCCAAAGAGAAATTACTCGTTGAAGCGGCGTTCCGTGAAAGGCTGCTTGATGTTGTCTGCGGGACTAACGCTCTTGCATTGGGCGTGAATCTCCCGGCGCAGTATGTTATTTTTGCCCAGCTCGTGAACTACTACAACTACATGCCGATTACACGCAATGAATTTCTACAGATGTCAGGCCGTGCAGGGAGGAAGGGACTCTTTGACCCCGGCTATGTTACGTTCATCAAGGACTCCGGCTTTGAGTGCGGGCGGTTCAAGACGGGCGTAATATTCCGCAAATTGATGGATAAAGCCTCCGAGCCTGCGGTGATACGTCTGAGTCCGTCTTACGGGAAATTATTGCGCGGTCAGGTTCTGACTGAGGACGAAGCAATATATATCGCTGAATACTCGCTGCCCTCGCGGAAAATTGACGCGGTTATGAATGAGCTGAAACTCGGAATGCGTAAGATTAACTCGCTGGCCAAACGAATGGTGAAAGGGTCAGCCCGTCCCCGTTTCATGAAGATACTTGCGGAAATATGGTATGACGAAATGGAGATAGAAGAGAATTTAGAGATGGCGCGGCTGTTTCTTGACGAGGGGAATCCCAGCGCGGTAATGGCGGCGAAATTACTGATTCAGTATGAGCGGAATTACTTGCAGGCACTCCTGAAGGTGAAGAGATTCGCCAATCAGCTCCCGGCCTCGCGGCGTTTCAGGCTGATGGACGAGCTGAACAAGACGGTTGAATCAATTGACCCGACAATATACGGCTTTGAGGAGAAACTCGGCGAGATTGAA